Proteins encoded within one genomic window of Gloeobacter kilaueensis JS1:
- a CDS encoding Ycf51 family protein: MNFSGLFTTAGNILGIVTILCAVATLVSWLTKQPWRFRAFGVTAFLVVLTSGVWTLAILPSIVRQRIPGAEKFSVVFDRGGSRAVIAVAATISLEALEKTLRQAAIDTGSSGRVISDRTFVLQARTIVHPRPGVSQIIPVGTLERQFGSSNTEPRIRIDREALARAGAIAAQGKQPVK, from the coding sequence ATGAATTTTTCGGGATTATTTACGACCGCCGGCAACATCCTCGGTATCGTCACCATCCTCTGTGCGGTGGCGACCCTGGTGAGCTGGCTCACCAAGCAGCCCTGGCGCTTTCGCGCCTTCGGTGTCACCGCCTTTTTAGTCGTCCTCACCTCCGGCGTCTGGACGCTCGCCATCCTCCCTTCGATCGTCCGCCAGCGCATCCCCGGGGCAGAGAAATTTTCTGTCGTCTTCGATCGCGGCGGCAGCCGGGCGGTGATTGCCGTCGCCGCGACGATTAGCCTCGAGGCGCTCGAAAAAACCCTCCGCCAGGCGGCGATCGATACCGGTTCCAGTGGCCGGGTAATCTCGGATCGGACCTTTGTGCTGCAGGCGCGCACGATCGTCCATCCCCGCCCCGGCGTAAGCCAGATCATCCCGGTAGGCACGCTGGAGCGCCAGTTCGGCAGCAGCAATACCGAGCCGCGCATCCGCATCGATCGCGAGGCGCTGGCGCGGGCAGGGGCGATTGCCGCCCAGGGCAAGCAGCCCGTTAAATAA
- a CDS encoding BolA family protein, producing the protein MLPEDVRELILEAFPDAVVEVQDLTGTGDHFAATIVSERFSGLPMIKQHRLVNQALLDYLEDGRIHALALKTFSPEQWQRASVQLES; encoded by the coding sequence ATGCTGCCCGAAGATGTGCGCGAGCTGATTCTCGAAGCGTTCCCCGATGCCGTCGTCGAGGTGCAGGATCTGACCGGCACCGGCGATCACTTTGCAGCGACAATCGTCTCAGAAAGATTCAGCGGCCTGCCGATGATCAAGCAGCACCGGCTGGTCAACCAGGCTCTGCTGGACTACCTCGAAGATGGCCGCATCCACGCGCTCGCCCTCAAGACCTTTTCGCCCGAGCAGTGGCAACGCGCCTCGGTGCAACTGGAATCTTAA